Proteins from one Mesorhizobium sp. AR10 genomic window:
- a CDS encoding ATP-binding protein has translation MRLRRLDLIRYGKFTDKALDFGPKPESGPDLHIVFGLNEAGKSTALSGYLDLLFGIEERSRYNFLHEYSAMRVGGVLELSGEEQTFSRTKQRSNSLHDATGQPASEVAISAHLAGLSREAYTTMFSLDDETLEAGGKSILESRGDLGKLLFAASAGLGHASDILSALESEADSLYRKQAHGTELALLKKRFAEMKSRKDEIDTLASTFETLEAERVEAAEKYDRSIAERSVLSARLATIAKYLRAAPLAADIQRKAARLAELPDLASPPRTWTGSVAEMIDQDASLRTRQLANDDEMERLRAKIAAITVDEAILAISEQVRGLADRKARYVSAGLDLPTRRTELQILDNAVANCLAALGKSTEREPASLLLPAAIVGTVRNMVEQRSGIATSVRVARDEAAAALDALHTARQRVGEERAVPEPARARLTAALSKTRASGHLSEIKAAREAEDSSQIRWRTAIRRLQPWTGDAEGLSAMSVPSARQIAAWKTLSAEHERNRAVLSERLTEQEQTHASQLAHLEAIRSSVDVADDETAMAMRQKRDEAWKGHRDRLIAETADIFEVALARDDDAAATRLVHARELAEIRTTMRSIAEGVTGIARTVDQLGQLASSAKAALSEITAAARDLLGTYRETSPELLIGLIEERSPARADALAAWDEILVARKKLERATDDGALIRLEVSAALEGVGIQPEANESLEAMTAVAERFLDRQAKVDAERAEAIKTASAREEDLAIRRRALEVAESREEDWVADVTAALQGTWLERGISAPGVGGVLDQLAELSKAIQDRDAMRLRIAKMEADRGTLIEEVTAVARQIGEPADKADPEQLAIRLAERLERADRARETKATLLVDQQRLEDVRDALDLEVAVHERRKQDVLAAFGVANLAQVVERDELLKERDRLRAALIDLEEQLSAELTADGAKQAHSILDGLDLNGLAIEKAESERRLGDLDELIQQQLIRRTRAADKLDAIGGDSAVARIDAERRTVLLEIEEKAVRYIELKLGVMSAANALRVYREQHRSGMMVRASDAFALITRGQYAGLATQPVKGGEVLIALQRDGQSKVADALSKGAQFQLYLALRLAGYYEFARLRPSVPFIADDIMETFDHVRSEEVFKLFGEMACAGQVIYLTHHQHLCDIAKAVVPDVTIHELG, from the coding sequence ATGAGACTGCGGCGCCTCGACCTCATTCGCTACGGGAAGTTTACCGACAAGGCGCTCGACTTCGGGCCAAAGCCGGAGTCCGGACCCGATTTGCACATTGTGTTCGGCTTGAACGAGGCTGGAAAATCGACAGCACTTTCCGGTTATTTGGACCTGCTGTTCGGCATTGAGGAACGCAGCCGCTACAACTTCCTGCATGAGTATAGCGCCATGCGCGTCGGCGGCGTGCTCGAACTTAGCGGCGAAGAACAAACCTTCTCGCGCACAAAGCAACGCAGCAACTCGCTGCACGATGCAACGGGCCAGCCGGCAAGTGAAGTCGCGATATCGGCACATCTGGCAGGCCTGTCGCGCGAAGCCTACACCACCATGTTCTCCCTGGACGACGAGACTCTGGAAGCAGGCGGAAAATCGATCCTGGAATCGCGCGGAGACCTCGGCAAGCTGCTTTTCGCGGCCAGTGCCGGTCTGGGGCACGCCAGTGACATCCTGAGCGCGCTCGAGTCGGAGGCAGACTCTCTCTATCGCAAACAGGCACACGGAACCGAACTTGCGCTACTCAAAAAGCGATTTGCCGAAATGAAGTCGCGCAAGGATGAAATCGACACGCTGGCCTCCACCTTCGAGACATTGGAGGCGGAACGTGTCGAGGCCGCGGAAAAATACGATCGCAGTATAGCCGAACGATCGGTGCTGTCGGCTCGGCTGGCGACGATCGCGAAGTATCTGCGCGCGGCTCCCCTTGCGGCTGATATCCAGCGGAAGGCTGCTCGGCTTGCTGAATTGCCTGACCTGGCTTCGCCGCCCCGGACTTGGACGGGGAGTGTCGCCGAAATGATCGATCAAGACGCCAGCCTGCGAACGCGCCAACTGGCAAACGACGACGAAATGGAGAGGCTAAGGGCGAAGATCGCGGCGATCACCGTGGACGAGGCGATCCTCGCAATCTCCGAACAGGTTCGCGGACTGGCCGATCGCAAGGCGCGATATGTTTCTGCGGGCCTGGATCTGCCCACCCGCAGGACCGAGCTTCAAATCCTCGACAACGCCGTCGCGAATTGCCTTGCCGCCTTGGGAAAATCCACAGAACGGGAGCCAGCTTCGCTTCTCCTGCCCGCCGCGATTGTCGGGACCGTTCGCAATATGGTCGAACAGCGATCCGGAATAGCCACCAGCGTGCGTGTTGCCCGCGATGAGGCCGCGGCAGCCCTGGATGCGCTTCACACGGCGCGGCAGCGGGTCGGTGAGGAACGCGCTGTGCCTGAACCTGCCAGGGCAAGGCTGACGGCAGCATTGTCCAAGACGAGAGCAAGTGGGCATCTGAGCGAGATAAAGGCGGCGCGTGAGGCGGAAGACTCGAGTCAAATTCGTTGGCGGACAGCAATCCGGCGTCTCCAGCCGTGGACGGGGGACGCGGAAGGTCTCTCAGCGATGTCAGTTCCAAGCGCCAGACAGATCGCGGCCTGGAAGACACTTTCGGCAGAGCATGAGAGGAACAGAGCAGTCCTTTCCGAACGTCTGACGGAGCAAGAGCAAACGCATGCCTCGCAGTTGGCACATTTGGAAGCCATCCGGTCCTCGGTCGATGTGGCGGATGATGAAACCGCAATGGCTATGCGGCAGAAGCGGGATGAGGCTTGGAAAGGTCATCGCGACAGGCTGATCGCCGAGACGGCAGACATTTTCGAGGTGGCGTTGGCTCGTGACGATGATGCTGCAGCAACCCGTCTGGTCCATGCGCGCGAGCTCGCTGAAATCCGAACAACGATGCGAAGCATCGCCGAAGGCGTCACCGGCATCGCGCGCACGGTTGATCAACTGGGGCAGCTCGCCTCAAGTGCGAAAGCGGCACTCTCGGAAATCACCGCCGCAGCGAGAGACTTGCTTGGGACATACCGGGAAACCTCGCCTGAGCTTTTGATTGGGCTGATCGAGGAGCGTAGCCCCGCCCGCGCGGATGCGCTCGCGGCCTGGGACGAGATCTTAGTCGCGCGCAAGAAGCTTGAACGGGCAACTGACGATGGGGCCCTGATACGCCTCGAGGTGAGCGCCGCCCTGGAAGGCGTCGGGATACAGCCGGAAGCGAATGAGAGTCTCGAAGCCATGACGGCCGTTGCGGAACGGTTCCTCGACAGGCAAGCCAAAGTCGATGCCGAACGCGCCGAGGCGATCAAAACGGCGAGCGCTAGGGAGGAAGATCTTGCAATCAGGCGCCGCGCCCTGGAGGTGGCGGAAAGCCGTGAGGAGGATTGGGTGGCCGACGTTACCGCAGCCCTCCAGGGCACCTGGCTGGAACGCGGAATTTCCGCGCCTGGCGTCGGCGGCGTCCTCGATCAGTTGGCGGAGCTGTCAAAGGCCATCCAGGATCGCGACGCGATGCGGCTGCGTATTGCGAAAATGGAGGCGGACAGAGGCACGCTCATCGAGGAGGTTACTGCTGTCGCAAGACAAATCGGTGAGCCGGCGGACAAGGCTGACCCGGAACAGTTGGCCATCAGGCTTGCCGAGCGCCTGGAGCGCGCCGATCGTGCCCGCGAGACAAAGGCGACCCTGCTCGTTGACCAGCAGCGACTGGAGGATGTTCGTGACGCGCTCGATTTGGAAGTCGCCGTGCACGAGCGACGCAAGCAGGATGTGTTGGCTGCCTTTGGCGTGGCCAACTTGGCGCAAGTCGTTGAGCGCGATGAACTGCTCAAGGAAAGGGACCGCCTGCGTGCCGCCTTGATCGACCTTGAAGAACAGCTGTCTGCTGAGCTCACGGCGGACGGTGCCAAACAAGCCCATTCGATCTTGGATGGCCTTGATTTGAACGGGCTTGCAATCGAGAAGGCCGAAAGCGAGCGGCGGCTTGGCGATCTCGACGAACTGATACAGCAGCAGCTCATCCGGCGGACCCGTGCGGCCGACAAGCTGGACGCCATTGGCGGCGACAGCGCGGTTGCCCGAATAGATGCCGAGCGTCGCACCGTGCTTCTGGAAATCGAGGAGAAGGCGGTTCGGTATATCGAGCTGAAACTGGGAGTAATGTCCGCGGCAAACGCTCTGAGAGTGTATCGCGAGCAGCATCGCTCCGGGATGATGGTCCGGGCATCTGATGCCTTCGCGCTTATCACACGCGGTCAGTACGCGGGCTTGGCGACCCAGCCGGTGAAAGGCGGCGAAGTCCTAATTGCCCTGCAACGCGACGGGCAGTCCAAGGTCGCCGACGCCCTGTCGAAGGGCGCTCAGTTTCAGCTGTACCTAGCCCTGAGACTCGCAGGCTACTACGAGTTTGCGCGGCTTAGGCCCTCCGTGCCCTTTATCGCCGATGATATAATGGAGACCTTCGACCATGTCCGGTCCGAGGAGGTCTTCAAGCTGTTCGGTGAGATGGCATGTGCCGGCCAGGTGATCTATCTCACCCACCACCAGCACCTGTGCGACATCGCCAAGGCCGTTGTTCCCGACGTCACGATCCATGAGTTGGGGTGA
- a CDS encoding DUF3320 domain-containing protein: MESADSSQYATIDSAASDISAAPSIVADVASSFTYASYQNAIPVIRSIRIENNSAAHFENCRLELTSSPSFLRPKTWTVDRLIPGDRLALSDRKVELDAGYLAGLNEAERGEITLRLTSSGKILDERRLTVRLLARDEWGGVADMAQLLPAFAMPNDPGVAQILRAAAERLVAHGHPSGLDGYQSQSPQRAYMLTAAIYSAIAGMGLHYAEPPASFESRGQKIRRPTIIAQERLATCLDTTLLFAAALEAAGLHPSILMFDGHAAAGVWLTKRTFANAIETDQMEVRKALASREFIAFETTGVTHRPALTLDVAQSALSNRLAEDQAHAFVAAIDVRRSRSGGITPLASHEPIRRNAVEDDVDVAAVLPLPPAPVIGELPAGAIEVKPTNAAGRIDRWQKKLLDLTLRNRLLNLPDSKKTIPFLCTDVAFLEDRLANGAAIRLISLPEQNPLGERDEVLYRDVHGRDLQRGFAAEALLRDELPSMLDARQLDARLIDLHRQVRNDFAEGGANTLFLAVGFLRWKKKPEDERSYRAPLLLVPVRLERRSATSRFTIRFHEDEPRFNATLLQFLERDFDLRLPQFGGDLPLDDNGVDVPRVLTMMRQAVRDVPGMEVIDETALSTFSFAKFLMWKDLVERTDALRQNRVVRHLIDTPEQAFQAADGQSPFREERDLDRAYAPSSIISLLPLDSSQTAASLAAAEGHDFVIVGPPGTGKSQTIANMIANCLGVGKTVLFVAEKTAALDVVYRRLREHGLGHHCIELHSNKADRKHFLGQLKSSWEHGGRTDASEWVAINERLRVRRDELNAYVEALHKRYSNGWTPYLALGIALRSADEPAPVLTWQARDTHDAQTLFDLEELAAEVGLVFASVDCEPALDLIDVGEWSIGWQENLLSAAKSLQTAIELLTSSIGDYLASLGLGAKEPVPRAVLESLASLAEVLSQSRGRDISIAFDRDFAQCRTALVDLGRSIETYREAERGLAATYGLAQVRELDPDGLERQWREAKASFWPNSTLGKRKVQKLLQGHAELGTANPGRDLPLLQRMKQALSAIDQSLLAGKPLRIDGLATDVKGVTDILDLAQRLRGALRIPGCSQEEIRSVLRSVAPSLRGTLENDRIRQAGDRLLAATKSLEVARRVFGEIAGRDVPDSADGTGLAALNMKLGALIGARNLLRDWSAWCRARSRAISSNLAPLVEQIETGAIRPENARSTFRVGYARWWLPKVLDEDLVLRNFRRFQHENAIKEFREIDDLARSHAAQRVISSIAHGLPAVQGVSRNSELGLLRHQMELQRPNQSIRDMIGKMPECFSKLAPCMLMSPLSIAQYLPPNQALFDVVIFDEASQITTWDAVGAIARARQTIIVGDPKQLPPTNFFGRNQEEEEIADHEKDLESILDEARASGIPVRDLRWHYRSRSESLIAFSNHHYYQNRLVTFPSPAVEDRAVRLHKVPNGIYDRGKSRTNRIEADAVAAEAVARMNSWLKLPEIGRPTLGVITFNAQQQSLILDLLDAARRDHPELEWFFAEDRVEPTIVKNLENVQGDERDVILFSITFWKDASGKSPPMDFGALNRDGGERRLNVAVTRARQELIVFSGFTADQIDPARSKAFGVHHLKTYLDYAERGAIALPAQDIGSVGGFDSPFEEAVATQLERRGWVVVPQVGISGFRIDLAIRDPDLAGAYLAGVECDGATYHRSSTARDRDKVREQVLKGLGWNILRVWSTDWWFDANGCAERLHTSLETLLEEVRAKRAAEEPETEAHWDMGRQVNPIDEIAEDHQTPIGEPPSPLTVAETELVSVNIPAASSPSETIPPPTMTGPLTAGSTVEGRYRVADLSGLRADPDQFFEFGYRATLLGMIETVIATESPLRTDVLAQRIARAHGWLRTGGRIRERIDLHLRECDRTQESSGEFIWKKGTVSDLLPYRQPVNEEARRSIADIPLAELASVVIANPDLLDMHDPARDLARLLGVERLAAISRERLDEAIARAKPL, encoded by the coding sequence ATGGAATCAGCCGATAGTTCTCAGTACGCAACAATTGACAGTGCCGCATCCGATATTTCTGCTGCGCCATCCATCGTTGCCGATGTCGCTTCCAGCTTCACATATGCATCCTATCAGAACGCGATACCGGTCATTCGTTCGATACGAATTGAAAACAACTCGGCCGCTCATTTTGAAAACTGCCGTCTTGAGTTGACATCTTCACCGTCGTTCCTGCGACCGAAGACGTGGACAGTCGATCGGCTCATCCCCGGCGACAGGCTTGCGCTGAGCGACCGCAAAGTCGAACTCGATGCAGGTTATCTCGCTGGCCTGAATGAGGCCGAACGCGGTGAGATCACGCTTCGTCTCACTTCGTCAGGAAAGATTCTCGACGAAAGACGCCTGACGGTGAGATTGCTCGCACGCGACGAATGGGGTGGCGTTGCGGACATGGCTCAACTGCTACCAGCATTCGCTATGCCGAATGATCCGGGCGTGGCGCAGATCCTGCGGGCGGCGGCGGAACGACTTGTCGCGCATGGTCACCCGAGCGGCCTGGACGGATATCAATCCCAGAGTCCCCAACGGGCATACATGCTGACCGCGGCTATCTATTCGGCGATCGCCGGGATGGGATTGCACTATGCGGAGCCGCCGGCCAGCTTCGAGAGCCGAGGCCAGAAGATCAGGCGCCCAACGATTATCGCGCAGGAGCGTCTTGCGACCTGCCTCGACACCACGCTTCTGTTTGCCGCGGCCCTGGAGGCTGCCGGCTTGCACCCTAGCATCTTGATGTTCGACGGGCATGCTGCGGCCGGCGTTTGGCTGACCAAGAGAACCTTTGCCAATGCCATTGAGACGGATCAGATGGAGGTCCGCAAGGCACTGGCGTCCCGCGAATTCATTGCCTTCGAGACAACTGGCGTCACCCATCGACCTGCGCTCACACTTGACGTCGCGCAAAGTGCGTTGAGCAACCGTCTAGCGGAAGACCAGGCACACGCCTTCGTCGCGGCAATAGACGTACGCCGCTCTCGCAGCGGCGGCATAACGCCGCTCGCCTCACACGAGCCGATCCGCCGCAACGCCGTCGAGGATGATGTGGATGTCGCCGCCGTTCTGCCACTTCCTCCAGCGCCAGTGATTGGCGAATTGCCGGCCGGGGCTATCGAGGTAAAGCCGACCAATGCCGCTGGCCGTATCGACCGTTGGCAGAAGAAGCTCCTCGACCTGACGCTACGCAACCGGCTCCTCAATCTCCCGGATTCGAAGAAGACAATTCCGTTTCTGTGCACCGACGTGGCCTTCCTGGAGGATCGGCTCGCAAACGGTGCCGCTATCCGTCTCATATCGCTCCCCGAGCAGAATCCCTTGGGTGAGCGAGACGAGGTGCTTTACCGCGACGTTCACGGGCGCGACCTTCAGCGCGGATTCGCGGCGGAGGCTCTGCTCAGGGATGAGCTGCCGTCGATGCTGGACGCTCGTCAGCTGGACGCCAGGCTGATCGATTTGCATCGACAGGTCCGCAACGATTTCGCTGAGGGGGGAGCAAATACCCTGTTCCTTGCGGTGGGCTTCCTGCGCTGGAAAAAGAAGCCGGAGGACGAGCGCAGCTATCGGGCACCACTTCTTCTTGTGCCGGTACGGCTTGAGCGCCGCAGTGCGACTTCGCGCTTCACGATCCGCTTCCATGAGGACGAACCGCGTTTCAATGCAACGCTTCTTCAGTTCCTGGAACGGGACTTCGATCTGCGCCTTCCGCAGTTTGGAGGCGATCTGCCTCTGGACGACAATGGAGTTGATGTGCCGCGGGTCCTCACCATGATGCGGCAGGCGGTGCGTGACGTTCCTGGGATGGAGGTGATCGACGAAACCGCGCTATCAACCTTTTCCTTCGCAAAATTCCTCATGTGGAAGGACCTGGTCGAGCGGACCGACGCGCTGCGCCAAAACAGGGTCGTGCGACACCTCATCGACACACCGGAGCAGGCCTTTCAGGCCGCAGATGGACAGTCGCCATTTCGCGAGGAGCGTGACCTCGACCGCGCCTATGCGCCCTCGAGCATCATAAGCCTTCTGCCATTGGATTCATCGCAGACCGCCGCCAGTCTCGCAGCTGCCGAGGGTCATGACTTCGTCATTGTAGGTCCCCCGGGAACGGGCAAGAGCCAGACCATCGCCAACATGATCGCCAATTGCCTGGGTGTGGGGAAGACCGTCCTTTTCGTGGCCGAGAAGACGGCGGCTCTCGACGTTGTCTATCGCCGGCTGCGGGAACATGGCCTGGGACATCACTGTATCGAGCTGCATTCGAACAAGGCCGACCGCAAGCATTTCCTCGGGCAGTTGAAATCTTCCTGGGAACATGGCGGCCGGACCGACGCGTCCGAATGGGTCGCCATCAACGAGCGGCTTCGCGTGAGGCGCGATGAGTTGAATGCCTACGTCGAGGCGCTTCACAAACGCTACTCAAATGGCTGGACGCCCTATCTGGCATTGGGGATCGCACTTAGATCGGCAGATGAGCCTGCGCCTGTGCTCACATGGCAGGCGCGCGATACGCACGACGCGCAAACACTCTTCGATCTGGAAGAGCTTGCCGCAGAAGTGGGCCTTGTTTTTGCATCCGTTGACTGTGAGCCGGCCCTCGACCTGATCGATGTTGGAGAGTGGAGCATCGGTTGGCAAGAAAACCTGCTTTCCGCAGCGAAATCGCTTCAGACAGCAATCGAACTATTGACGAGCTCGATCGGGGACTACCTCGCCAGTCTGGGCCTCGGTGCCAAAGAGCCGGTGCCGCGCGCGGTACTTGAGAGCCTTGCAAGCCTGGCGGAGGTCCTGAGCCAAAGCCGAGGTCGCGACATCTCGATTGCGTTCGACCGGGACTTCGCACAGTGCAGGACCGCGCTCGTTGATTTGGGACGTTCGATCGAAACCTATCGCGAAGCTGAGCGAGGCCTTGCCGCTACCTATGGCCTTGCCCAGGTCCGCGAGCTGGATCCGGATGGTCTGGAGCGTCAATGGCGCGAAGCGAAGGCATCGTTCTGGCCGAACTCCACGCTTGGCAAGCGCAAAGTCCAGAAGCTTCTGCAGGGCCATGCTGAACTCGGCACCGCGAACCCCGGCCGGGACCTGCCGCTGCTGCAGCGAATGAAGCAAGCACTCTCCGCCATCGACCAAAGCCTGTTGGCTGGGAAGCCGCTGCGGATCGATGGCCTTGCCACGGATGTCAAGGGGGTGACGGACATCCTCGATCTCGCTCAACGCCTTCGCGGTGCTCTGCGTATCCCCGGATGCTCTCAAGAGGAAATACGATCCGTCCTGCGTTCTGTCGCGCCGAGCCTTCGGGGCACGCTGGAAAATGACAGGATACGCCAGGCGGGAGATCGGCTTCTCGCGGCTACAAAAAGCCTTGAGGTCGCGCGCCGGGTGTTCGGTGAGATTGCCGGGCGGGACGTTCCCGACAGCGCCGATGGCACAGGTCTCGCCGCGCTCAACATGAAGCTCGGTGCTCTGATAGGCGCGCGAAATCTGCTGCGCGACTGGTCGGCCTGGTGTCGGGCCAGGAGCAGGGCAATCAGCAGCAACTTGGCCCCTCTGGTCGAGCAGATCGAGACGGGAGCCATCCGCCCCGAAAACGCGCGCTCGACGTTTCGCGTCGGCTATGCCCGGTGGTGGCTCCCGAAGGTCCTTGATGAGGATCTTGTCTTGCGAAACTTCCGTAGGTTTCAGCACGAGAACGCCATCAAGGAGTTCCGCGAGATCGACGATCTGGCGCGGTCGCATGCCGCGCAGCGCGTCATCAGTTCAATCGCGCATGGCCTGCCAGCGGTTCAAGGTGTTTCGCGCAACTCGGAACTGGGACTGTTGCGACATCAGATGGAACTTCAGCGGCCGAACCAGTCGATCCGCGACATGATCGGCAAGATGCCGGAATGCTTTTCCAAGCTTGCGCCTTGCATGTTGATGTCGCCGCTCTCCATTGCCCAGTACCTTCCCCCGAACCAGGCTCTGTTCGACGTGGTGATCTTCGACGAGGCTTCGCAGATCACGACCTGGGACGCGGTGGGCGCCATTGCCAGGGCGCGTCAGACCATCATCGTGGGCGATCCCAAGCAGTTGCCGCCGACCAACTTCTTCGGACGCAACCAGGAGGAAGAGGAGATCGCCGACCACGAGAAAGACCTGGAAAGCATCCTGGACGAAGCAAGGGCGTCCGGCATTCCGGTGCGCGATCTGAGATGGCATTACCGCAGCCGAAGCGAGTCTCTGATCGCTTTCTCGAACCATCACTACTATCAGAACCGATTGGTGACATTTCCTTCGCCTGCGGTCGAGGACCGCGCGGTGCGCCTGCATAAGGTGCCGAATGGCATCTATGACCGTGGCAAGAGCCGCACCAATCGGATCGAGGCGGATGCTGTCGCAGCTGAGGCGGTAGCGCGGATGAATAGCTGGCTAAAACTCCCCGAGATTGGCCGGCCGACGCTTGGCGTGATCACCTTCAATGCGCAGCAACAGTCCCTGATCCTGGATCTGCTCGATGCCGCGCGCCGCGATCATCCTGAACTCGAATGGTTCTTCGCGGAAGACCGCGTCGAGCCAACGATCGTCAAGAATCTCGAGAACGTTCAGGGCGACGAAAGGGATGTCATCCTGTTCTCGATCACATTCTGGAAGGATGCCTCTGGAAAGTCACCACCGATGGATTTCGGGGCACTGAACCGTGACGGAGGCGAGCGGCGTCTCAACGTCGCCGTGACGCGCGCGCGCCAGGAACTCATCGTGTTCTCCGGGTTCACGGCAGACCAGATCGACCCGGCGAGAAGCAAGGCGTTCGGCGTTCACCATCTGAAGACATACCTCGACTATGCCGAGAGAGGCGCGATCGCGCTGCCGGCCCAGGACATCGGATCTGTCGGAGGTTTCGATTCTCCCTTCGAGGAAGCGGTGGCCACGCAGCTGGAGCGGAGGGGATGGGTTGTCGTTCCGCAAGTCGGGATATCCGGCTTCCGCATCGATCTCGCGATCCGTGACCCGGATTTGGCTGGCGCCTACCTGGCGGGGGTGGAATGCGATGGTGCGACCTATCACCGGTCGTCGACGGCAAGGGATCGCGACAAGGTTCGCGAACAAGTGCTGAAGGGGCTGGGCTGGAACATCCTGCGCGTCTGGTCAACGGACTGGTGGTTCGACGCCAACGGATGTGCCGAACGGTTGCACACCAGCTTGGAAACCCTACTGGAAGAGGTCCGGGCAAAGCGTGCGGCCGAAGAACCGGAGACCGAGGCTCACTGGGATATGGGGCGCCAGGTCAACCCGATCGACGAGATCGCCGAGGACCACCAGACGCCGATCGGGGAGCCTCCATCGCCGCTGACGGTGGCCGAGACCGAACTCGTATCGGTGAACATCCCCGCAGCTTCGAGCCCCTCTGAGACAATCCCACCACCAACGATGACGGGCCCGCTGACCGCCGGCAGCACTGTCGAAGGGCGGTATCGGGTGGCCGATCTCAGCGGCTTGCGGGCAGACCCCGATCAGTTCTTCGAATTTGGCTATCGCGCGACCCTGCTTGGCATGATCGAAACCGTCATCGCCACTGAAAGTCCATTGCGAACAGACGTTCTCGCCCAACGGATTGCGCGGGCTCATGGTTGGCTCCGCACGGGCGGGCGCATCCGCGAGAGGATCGACCTTCATTTGCGGGAGTGCGACAGGACACAGGAGTCGAGCGGCGAGTTCATCTGGAAAAAGGGCACGGTCTCGGACCTCCTGCCATATCGTCAACCGGTCAATGAGGAAGCGCGACGTTCGATTGCCGATATACCGCTGGCTGAACTTGCCTCGGTGGTGATCGCCAACCCTGATCTTCTGGACATGCACGATCCCGCTCGCGATCTAGCTCGTCTCCTTGGGGTAGAGCGCCTTGCAGCGATCTCACGTGAACGCTTGGACGAGGCAATCGCCAGGGCGAAGCCACTATAG
- a CDS encoding metallophosphoesterase family protein, with the protein MAFRFIHTADIHLDSPLRSLAMRNPDLAELVGDASRQAFVSIVDLCLAERVDALVIAGDLYDGDQTSMKTARFLASQITRLHQAGVRVFMIRGNHDAMSRITKQLVFPDTVTIFGGRAQPVLQSAGGLDIMVHGLSFANPKAPESLLPKYTAPREGAVNVGIMHTSLAGSPGHDVYAPCSVADLHGHGFDYWALGHIHVRKVHPGARTVVMPGMPQGRDINEAGEKSVTLVTISDDRTVAIEEKLTSVAQFERMNVDLTGTLEWPEAVGRIRSALEQARASVRSRHAVVRLGLTGTSPLSWKIIRDRDLLLGEAEQAAEQVGDAWIEKLELDLSPPNSETSDGVADPVLELAQSMHTFAKSEAFRAEAKALVLKAIADLPPDARDFAGKDEAALDVFLDGALARGADLVTARLKAGGQQ; encoded by the coding sequence ATGGCATTTCGCTTCATCCATACGGCCGACATTCATCTCGACTCGCCGCTGCGCTCGCTGGCGATGCGAAACCCCGATCTGGCCGAACTGGTTGGAGACGCCAGTCGTCAGGCATTTGTCTCCATCGTCGACCTTTGCCTTGCGGAGCGTGTCGATGCCCTCGTCATTGCCGGCGATCTTTACGACGGCGATCAGACGTCCATGAAGACGGCACGCTTTCTGGCGTCGCAAATCACTCGTCTCCATCAGGCCGGTGTGAGGGTCTTCATGATCCGCGGAAACCACGACGCCATGTCGCGGATTACGAAACAGCTCGTGTTTCCCGATACCGTGACGATCTTCGGTGGCCGAGCTCAACCGGTGCTGCAATCAGCCGGCGGTCTGGACATCATGGTCCATGGCTTGAGCTTCGCAAACCCAAAGGCGCCGGAGAGCCTGCTGCCCAAATACACCGCGCCCCGCGAAGGGGCGGTCAATGTCGGCATCATGCACACCAGTCTGGCGGGATCGCCCGGTCATGACGTCTACGCCCCTTGCAGCGTAGCCGACTTGCACGGCCATGGTTTTGACTATTGGGCGCTGGGGCACATTCATGTTCGCAAAGTCCATCCCGGCGCGCGCACGGTGGTCATGCCGGGAATGCCACAAGGCAGGGACATCAATGAGGCCGGAGAGAAATCCGTCACCCTGGTGACGATAAGCGATGACCGGACCGTCGCGATAGAGGAGAAGCTGACCAGCGTCGCGCAATTCGAGCGGATGAATGTTGATCTAACCGGGACGCTGGAATGGCCAGAGGCCGTCGGACGGATCCGGTCCGCACTCGAGCAAGCCCGGGCCTCCGTTCGCTCCCGCCATGCCGTGGTCCGCCTCGGTCTGACCGGTACGTCGCCTCTGTCCTGGAAAATAATCCGCGACAGGGATCTGCTGCTCGGCGAGGCTGAACAAGCAGCCGAACAGGTGGGTGATGCGTGGATCGAAAAGCTCGAGCTGGACCTGTCACCGCCCAACAGTGAGACATCGGACGGCGTTGCCGATCCGGTTTTGGAGCTCGCGCAATCAATGCACACCTTTGCCAAGTCGGAAGCTTTTCGAGCGGAAGCCAAAGCCCTCGTTTTGAAAGCCATCGCGGATCTACCGCCAGACGCGCGCGACTTTGCCGGAAAGGACGAAGCCGCACTGGACGTGTTCCTCGACGGTGCTCTCGCCCGCGGCGCCGATCTGGTCACGGCCCGCCTCAAGGCAGGCGGGCAGCAATGA